CGCACCCATCGCAACGATCGCCCTACACTAGCTTCAACGCGTCGGCAGGCACATCGCACACCAGCATATGCCCCGGCGCATGGGTGATGCAGAGCGGCGGACGCGCCATCATGGCCGCCGCCTGCGGCGTGACCCCACACCCCCAGAACACCGGAATCTCCCCGGCCAGGATCGCGGTCGGCTCGCCTTCGTCCGGGCGGCCGACGTCCGCGATGCCGATCGCGGCGGGGTCGCCCATATGCACCGGTGCCCCGTGCGCCCCCGGCAACCGGGCGCACACGGCCGAGGCGATGGCCGCCTCTTCCGGCGTGTAGGGCCGCATCGACACCACCATCGGCCCATGGAAGGCGCCGACGCGCGTGGTCTGGATGCTGGTGCGGTACATCGGCACGATCTTGCCTTCGTCAACGTGCCGCACGCGCAAGCCGGCGCGCTCCAGCGCGTCCTCGAACGACAGCGAACAGCCCAGCACAAAGCCCACGAAATCGTCCTGCCAGAGCGCGCTGATATCGTCGCGCTCCTCCACCAGTTCGCCATGGCGCCACACGCGGTAGCGCGGCACGTCGGTGCGCAGGTCGATATCGCTGCCGAGCATCGGCACCGCGGGGCTGCCCGCTTCGGTCATGCCGATCAGCGGGCATGGCACCGGGTTGGCCCGGCAGTACCCGAGGAAATCCCCGGCCCAGGCCTTGGGCAGGATCATCAGGTTGCCCTGCCCATGGCCGGGCGCCATACCGCTGGTATTGCCGTTGTACCGGCCACTGCGGATGCCGGCGCGGGCGCCGGCCGGCGTGGCGGCCCAACCGGGGGCGAGCCCGGCCGCGGCGTGGATGCTTCTTTCCATCTCCATGCTCCGGTTGCGGTCCGTCGTCAGTCGAGGGCCTGGCGGGCGGTTTCCTTCACGCCCAGCAGGGCCAGCAGGCTGACTGCCGCGCCACCCATGAGCAAGTAGGCCGGGCTGAGCAGGTTGCCGGTGCTGCCGATCAGCGCGGTGGCCACATAGGGCGTGAGCCCGCCGCCGAGGATGGCGCCGATGTTGAAGCTGAACGCCATGCCGGTGTAGCGCACGCGGGTCGGGAACTGCTCGGCATAGGTCGGGTAGCCGACGGACTGCACGATGGGCATGGGCAGCGCGACCACCATCATGGCGAGGAAGGCCAGGCCGATGCTGTGGTTGTCCATCAGCATCATCATCGGCAATACCAGCACCATGTAGGCGCAAAAGCCGATGGCAAGCACCTTGCGCCGGCCGA
The Cupriavidus basilensis DNA segment above includes these coding regions:
- a CDS encoding putative hydro-lyase; this encodes MEMERSIHAAAGLAPGWAATPAGARAGIRSGRYNGNTSGMAPGHGQGNLMILPKAWAGDFLGYCRANPVPCPLIGMTEAGSPAVPMLGSDIDLRTDVPRYRVWRHGELVEERDDISALWQDDFVGFVLGCSLSFEDALERAGLRVRHVDEGKIVPMYRTSIQTTRVGAFHGPMVVSMRPYTPEEAAIASAVCARLPGAHGAPVHMGDPAAIGIADVGRPDEGEPTAILAGEIPVFWGCGVTPQAAAMMARPPLCITHAPGHMLVCDVPADALKLV